The Bacteroidales bacterium genome has a segment encoding these proteins:
- a CDS encoding T9SS type A sorting domain-containing protein: protein MSIKFLISKSIKAFVLVCACCLLSAMPAQSQYVLPFGFQKKQSITVTDSLGQRLEAAWAGGMNACQFGEIDLDGDGKPELVVFDRHGNRTLTYKNEGSAGQTNYVFAPSLARRLPHFDDWVIFADYNGDGRNDIFAYSKSYAGIQVYRNTGDTSALFERVVYPYLKSFQGNGYVNVLVTYADFPAIVDLDGDGDLDILTFWGLGAFVEMHLNESMERYGTPDSLIFRRTNRCWGRFAESEESNVIYLDTCFGERKWIWPNSEPKHTGSTFLIFDNNGDGLPDLLLGDVDYPAPALLINGGTPELPLMTSHTFSFPDYDVPIHLWSFPVMSYLDVNNDGVKDLIVSPFDPSLVKSQYHNNVWLYENKGQTNQPDFELIQTDFLQDQMLDFGAGAYPAFFDYNNDGLMDIMVGNFGYLDSTYYGLGLNLYCDYRAQLALLVNTGTTTEPSFRLVDRHFVELPAAATPGGKAPFAAVPAFADLDGDGNEDMLVGNAEGTLFYYVNIAAQGQNAHFELADTFYQQIDVGAYSAPQLFDLDKDGRKDLIIGKRDGRISFYQNQGTAAAPNFVHITDSLGGVNVTNPNLSIFGYSVPHFYRDASGTTYLFVGSEFGEIYFYDRIDEDPFGKYHLEMQNYLWIDEGLRSAVAIAHLDDDAYPDMIVGNYSGGLTYFKGTTAPPAAIDEQSAAKPFITVSPNPADDRINIIINDQIAPAINTAILTDLFGRKVMEIQNPGSSLSMAGIPEGIYLLQLSLKPAGERPQQMVFKIVIQHR from the coding sequence ATGTCGATCAAATTTTTAATATCAAAATCTATCAAGGCTTTTGTGCTGGTTTGCGCCTGCTGCCTGCTTTCAGCGATGCCTGCACAAAGCCAGTATGTGTTGCCCTTTGGTTTTCAAAAAAAACAAAGCATCACCGTTACCGACAGCCTTGGGCAACGGCTGGAAGCCGCCTGGGCAGGTGGAATGAACGCTTGCCAGTTTGGTGAAATCGACCTCGACGGTGATGGCAAACCCGAACTTGTTGTCTTCGACCGGCACGGCAACCGCACGCTTACCTACAAAAATGAAGGCAGCGCCGGACAAACGAATTATGTTTTTGCACCATCGCTCGCCCGCAGGCTGCCCCATTTCGACGACTGGGTGATCTTTGCCGATTACAATGGCGACGGGCGAAACGACATCTTTGCCTATTCCAAAAGCTACGCCGGCATACAGGTTTATCGCAACACCGGCGACACCTCTGCGCTGTTTGAGCGCGTGGTATATCCTTATCTGAAATCATTTCAGGGCAACGGCTATGTGAATGTGTTGGTGACCTACGCCGACTTTCCCGCCATCGTCGATTTAGACGGCGACGGCGACCTGGATATTCTCACCTTTTGGGGGCTGGGAGCGTTTGTGGAGATGCACCTCAACGAATCGATGGAAAGATACGGAACCCCCGACTCGCTGATCTTCAGACGTACCAACCGCTGCTGGGGCCGCTTTGCCGAAAGCGAAGAATCCAACGTGATCTACCTCGACACTTGTTTTGGCGAAAGAAAGTGGATTTGGCCTAACTCAGAACCCAAACACACCGGCTCCACTTTCCTTATTTTTGATAATAATGGCGACGGCCTGCCCGACCTGCTGCTGGGCGACGTAGATTACCCAGCGCCTGCACTGCTCATCAATGGCGGCACACCGGAGCTTCCGCTGATGACAAGTCATACTTTTAGCTTTCCTGATTACGACGTACCCATCCATCTTTGGTCGTTTCCAGTGATGAGTTATCTGGATGTGAACAACGATGGAGTAAAGGATCTGATCGTTTCACCATTCGATCCCAGCCTGGTAAAATCGCAGTATCACAACAATGTGTGGCTTTATGAAAATAAAGGCCAGACCAATCAGCCGGATTTTGAATTAATACAAACCGACTTTTTGCAAGATCAGATGCTCGACTTTGGCGCGGGCGCCTACCCTGCTTTCTTCGATTATAATAACGACGGGCTGATGGACATCATGGTGGGCAACTTCGGCTATCTCGACAGCACCTACTACGGCCTCGGTTTGAATCTTTATTGCGATTACCGCGCACAACTGGCGTTGCTGGTGAACACCGGCACTACTACCGAACCTTCTTTCCGGCTGGTCGACCGCCACTTTGTAGAACTTCCTGCAGCTGCCACTCCCGGCGGAAAAGCTCCTTTTGCCGCTGTGCCAGCCTTTGCCGACCTGGACGGCGACGGTAACGAGGATATGCTCGTGGGCAATGCCGAAGGAACCCTGTTTTATTACGTCAACATTGCCGCGCAAGGCCAAAATGCACACTTTGAATTGGCCGATACCTTCTATCAGCAGATTGACGTAGGCGCTTACAGCGCTCCTCAGCTTTTCGATCTGGATAAGGACGGCCGCAAGGATTTGATAATCGGAAAAAGAGATGGCAGAATTTCTTTTTATCAAAATCAGGGTACGGCTGCTGCACCAAATTTTGTGCACATCACCGACAGCCTCGGAGGCGTGAATGTTACCAACCCGAATCTAAGCATTTTTGGTTATAGCGTTCCACATTTTTACCGCGATGCCTCCGGAACCACTTATCTGTTTGTAGGCTCCGAATTTGGAGAAATCTATTTTTATGATCGTATAGACGAAGACCCTTTCGGGAAATACCACCTGGAGATGCAGAATTATTTGTGGATCGACGAAGGGCTGCGCAGCGCTGTGGCCATTGCGCACCTCGACGACGATGCTTATCCCGACATGATCGTTGGCAACTATTCCGGCGGACTCACTTATTTTAAAGGCACGACAGCGCCGCCTGCTGCAATTGATGAGCAATCTGCCGCGAAGCCTTTCATTACCGTTTCTCCCAACCCCGCCGACGACCGGATAAACATCATAATTAATGATCAAATAGCCCCGGCAATAAACACAGCGATTTTGACAGACTTATTTGGAAGAAAAGTGATGGAAATTCAAAACCCAGGCAGTAGTCTCTCCATGGCCGGCATTCCCGAAGGTATATATCTTTTACAGCTTTCGCTGAAACCTGCTGGTGAAAGGCCACAACAAATGGTTTTTAAAATTGTAATTCAACACCGATGA
- a CDS encoding DUF4340 domain-containing protein yields MFKKLNVKTLVVILIILAAIYTIAEMTGGRDRSFRNVLVEVDTTDVESIYIRPAGGALPIILHRTSVGAWEVSGQDKSYPADIGMVRSILAQFTLMKPERVAATTEKKWAEFELNDSLATRVTLKGAGEELADLMIGKFSYTQPPQTQAQQNPYQQQQRGKMTSYVRLTDEKPVYAVEGFLKMAYQDDVNAYRNKSLVKVTPNDISALNYTFPDRVINLEKADGHWMMNGQPADSAAMVKYLNKLSRLNSSAFADASVVKTGSATHRLSLEGSNFAPVTVEAWPVADTTIGYVVTSSANPGAEFDGSNARLFETIFVEEPVFLGAEK; encoded by the coding sequence ATGTTTAAAAAATTAAATGTCAAAACGCTCGTCGTCATCCTTATCATCCTGGCAGCCATTTATACGATTGCCGAGATGACAGGTGGCCGCGATCGTTCGTTTCGTAATGTTTTGGTAGAAGTCGATACCACCGACGTCGAAAGTATTTACATTCGACCGGCAGGCGGTGCTTTGCCTATTATCCTCCACCGGACCAGTGTGGGTGCCTGGGAGGTGAGTGGTCAGGACAAAAGCTATCCTGCCGATATCGGTATGGTGCGCAGTATCCTGGCGCAGTTTACGCTGATGAAACCAGAACGCGTCGCCGCTACCACCGAGAAAAAATGGGCTGAATTTGAACTCAACGACTCGCTGGCAACACGCGTCACGCTCAAAGGTGCTGGCGAAGAACTTGCCGACCTGATGATCGGGAAATTCTCTTACACCCAGCCACCACAAACACAGGCTCAGCAAAACCCTTATCAGCAGCAGCAGCGCGGCAAAATGACCAGCTACGTGCGCCTCACCGACGAAAAGCCTGTTTATGCCGTCGAAGGATTTCTAAAGATGGCTTACCAGGATGATGTGAATGCCTATCGCAACAAAAGCCTTGTAAAAGTTACGCCCAACGATATCTCTGCCCTCAACTATACATTTCCTGATCGCGTCATCAACCTCGAAAAAGCCGACGGTCACTGGATGATGAACGGACAACCCGCCGACTCGGCAGCCATGGTGAAATATCTCAACAAACTTTCGCGGCTCAATAGCTCCGCTTTTGCTGATGCATCAGTGGTTAAAACCGGCAGCGCCACGCACAGGCTTTCTTTAGAAGGCAGCAACTTTGCGCCCGTAACTGTTGAGGCTTGGCCTGTTGCCGACACGACAATAGGTTATGTCGTCACATCTTCGGCCAATCCCGGAGCAGAATTTGACGGAAGCAACGCCCGATTGTTTGAAACCATCTTCGTAGAAGAGCCGGTGTTTTTGGGAGCGGAGAAGTAG
- a CDS encoding C1 family peptidase produces MKHIFLAIASLLIAAGLLAQPVPEKAPADTAYKINAEELQEMQDNGIILPLEMPAHDVYANFHYERLRDLPSVYDIRDSAWLTPVKSQSTGGCWAYSTMGTIEARLMMLGFGEYNLSDNNLKFCHGYIPPRNTNGNHWMSSAYFARAAGPYLETEDPYPGGTSSNNDCPTQFSPQFYIGQSRYPPPQDAQYIKQTVLQYGPVWSLLYFSYDYLNSTNATYFYGGSHAVNHAGVIVGWNDTLTTAGGTGAWIVRNTYGASFGQGGYYYISYNDSQFTKYNGYWPQADVFDPTATIHQYDDIGGYWGVGFGNSKGCGLVHFDGAEKATSLSQIGTFVVSATSSVTINVYDTFSDSLSGWLGAMQMQDVELPGYYTFDLDTTIYLPTGQDFYVEICYNSNDPDDQWPIAVEDTIAGYAMPHIETGRFWIAPDPDIWPTAWYPIGHNTGSPYDLCIKAITHDLYSLSGIAQWDDTLQSPAIGVSMSLRDATGRAVSSVVTDSTGYYRFENLASGVYHLRVDVSENSFGIINSTDALAVALHLDSIPGFTLTGAALAAADANADHTLDSLDVIAIQQHTVFIPGVIGNPRLLVDFPEVVISTSNLIHDFKIRGRGDVKR; encoded by the coding sequence ATGAAGCACATTTTTTTAGCAATAGCTTCTTTATTAATAGCCGCAGGATTGCTGGCGCAGCCCGTTCCCGAAAAAGCTCCTGCGGATACAGCTTATAAAATCAATGCGGAAGAGCTTCAGGAGATGCAAGACAATGGCATCATTCTACCCCTGGAAATGCCGGCGCACGATGTATATGCAAATTTTCATTATGAGCGGCTTCGCGATTTGCCATCGGTTTATGATATTCGTGACTCGGCGTGGCTTACTCCCGTAAAAAGTCAGTCGACGGGCGGATGCTGGGCCTACTCAACGATGGGCACCATCGAAGCCCGCCTGATGATGCTTGGCTTTGGCGAATACAACCTTTCCGACAACAATCTGAAATTTTGCCACGGATATATCCCGCCGCGCAACACCAACGGCAACCACTGGATGTCGTCAGCATATTTTGCGCGTGCCGCAGGGCCTTATCTCGAAACCGAAGACCCATATCCGGGCGGTACCAGCAGCAACAATGATTGCCCCACACAGTTTTCACCGCAATTTTATATCGGCCAGTCGCGCTACCCGCCACCACAGGACGCGCAATATATCAAGCAAACCGTTCTGCAATACGGACCGGTGTGGAGCTTGCTCTATTTTAGTTATGACTATCTCAATTCGACCAACGCCACCTATTTTTATGGCGGCAGCCACGCCGTAAACCACGCCGGCGTTATCGTGGGCTGGAACGACACGCTCACCACCGCCGGCGGCACAGGTGCCTGGATTGTACGCAACACCTACGGCGCTTCCTTTGGACAGGGCGGCTATTATTACATTTCATACAACGATAGCCAATTTACCAAATATAACGGCTACTGGCCGCAGGCAGATGTATTCGATCCGACGGCAACCATCCATCAATACGACGATATTGGCGGATACTGGGGCGTCGGCTTTGGCAACAGCAAAGGCTGCGGTCTGGTGCATTTCGATGGCGCCGAAAAAGCTACCAGCCTTTCGCAAATCGGAACTTTTGTAGTTTCGGCCACCAGCAGCGTCACCATCAATGTTTACGATACTTTTTCTGATTCCCTTTCGGGATGGCTTGGCGCGATGCAAATGCAAGACGTAGAATTGCCGGGCTATTATACCTTCGATCTCGACACAACGATTTATCTGCCGACAGGGCAGGATTTTTATGTTGAGATTTGCTATAACAGCAACGACCCCGACGACCAGTGGCCCATCGCCGTCGAAGATACCATCGCCGGCTATGCCATGCCACACATCGAAACCGGACGCTTTTGGATTGCCCCTGATCCCGACATCTGGCCGACAGCCTGGTATCCGATCGGGCACAACACAGGCTCTCCGTACGATTTGTGCATCAAAGCCATCACGCACGATCTTTATTCCTTGTCGGGAATAGCGCAATGGGACGACACGCTGCAAAGTCCGGCCATCGGCGTGAGCATGTCACTGCGCGATGCCACAGGAAGAGCTGTCAGTTCGGTTGTCACAGATTCGACCGGCTATTACCGTTTTGAAAATCTGGCAAGCGGCGTATATCATCTGCGCGTTGATGTATCGGAAAATAGCTTTGGCATCATCAACTCAACCGATGCACTGGCGGTGGCTTTGCATCTGGATAGCATTCCTGGATTTACGCTTACCGGAGCCGCCCTGGCTGCCGCCGACGCCAACGCCGACCACACTCTCGACAGCCTCGATGTAATTGCAATCCAGCAGCACACAGTTTTTATACCCGGAGTAATTGGAAACCCGCGGCTGTTGGTTGATTTCCCCGAGGTTGTAATTAGCACCAGCAATTTGATTCATGATTTTAAGATTCGTGGAAGGGGGGATGTGAAGCGGTAG
- a CDS encoding ABC transporter permease subunit, whose amino-acid sequence MKQIWVITTRELQSFFDSLTAYIMLIAFLAFSGLFTWLYGSDIFFIKQASLQAFFGVAYWTLFFFIPALTMRQFAEENKTGTIELLLTRPVRDWQVVTGKFLATLLLIIIALAFTLPYYITVANLGNIDHGATISGYLGLILISAAYVSIGLFTSSISNNQIVGFMLALAIGILFHFLFAFLAYGASGIVGDVLYYLSVGNHFESIARGVIDSKDIVFFLSIIFLGLISTEAMLQKNRN is encoded by the coding sequence ATGAAACAGATTTGGGTAATAACTACCAGGGAGTTGCAGTCGTTTTTCGATTCGCTGACGGCCTACATCATGCTGATCGCCTTTCTGGCATTTAGCGGCCTGTTCACATGGCTCTATGGCTCCGACATCTTTTTTATAAAACAGGCCAGCTTACAAGCGTTTTTTGGTGTGGCCTACTGGACGTTGTTCTTTTTTATTCCGGCGCTCACTATGCGGCAGTTTGCCGAAGAAAACAAAACCGGCACCATTGAGCTGCTGCTCACACGCCCGGTGCGCGACTGGCAGGTGGTGACGGGGAAGTTCCTGGCCACACTGCTGCTCATCATCATAGCGCTGGCTTTTACGCTGCCCTATTACATCACGGTGGCCAACCTGGGCAACATCGATCACGGCGCCACTATTTCCGGCTACCTCGGTCTGATTCTGATCAGCGCAGCCTATGTTAGCATCGGCCTCTTTACAAGCAGCATTTCCAACAACCAGATTGTGGGCTTCATGCTGGCGTTGGCCATCGGAATTTTGTTTCACTTCCTGTTTGCGTTTTTGGCTTATGGCGCCAGCGGCATCGTAGGCGACGTGTTGTATTATCTGAGCGTCGGCAACCATTTCGAGTCGATAGCGCGCGGAGTAATCGACAGCAAAGACATCGTCTTCTTCCTGTCGATCATCTTCCTGGGGCTTATTAGTACCGAGGCCATGTTACAGAAAAACAGGAATTAA
- a CDS encoding GldG family protein — translation MKKKNSIASQLILIAVALVFLNVLSEKYFLRLDFTADKIYTMSNATKDILRSLDEPVTITAYFTRGSQQEIEKARNDFKDMLIEYAAISDGLVNYEFINPNEDEEAEQQAMQAGIQPLVISVREKDQVKQQKVYLGAKVVMGERTDIIPVIQPGAAMEYALSSSIKKLAVIDKPVIGFVQGNGEPSLNALPQAMQQLQVLYDIQPVNLTDAAADLSQYKTLAIVAPTDSFPQQALGMIDRYLAGGGNLYIAYNNFIGDFQAMRGNKTNSNLRDWLLAKGLKVENNCVLDATAGTVGVRQQTGYMTFTRQIPFPYWPLIRKFQDDMPITEGLEQVMLQLASTITYQGDTSLTYKPFLFTSDKSGTLPLPVFFDVQKQWDNSDFPLKELTVGAILKGRMGGSSPASIVLIGDGDFAVNGEGQEAQQRQPDNVSLMVNSIDYLSDDTGLIELRTKEVTSRPLKEIDEAKRSWIKWINFALPLLLVVIYGIIRMQVRRRKRIKRMEEGYV, via the coding sequence ATGAAAAAGAAGAATTCTATAGCCTCTCAATTGATCCTCATCGCCGTAGCCTTGGTGTTTCTGAATGTGCTTTCGGAGAAATATTTTTTGCGGCTCGACTTCACAGCCGACAAAATCTACACCATGAGCAATGCCACCAAGGATATTCTCAGGTCGCTGGATGAGCCGGTTACCATTACGGCTTATTTTACGCGCGGCAGCCAGCAGGAGATTGAGAAAGCCCGCAACGATTTTAAAGATATGCTTATCGAATATGCGGCCATTTCTGACGGGTTGGTGAATTATGAATTTATTAATCCCAACGAAGACGAGGAGGCCGAGCAACAGGCCATGCAGGCAGGCATTCAGCCGCTGGTGATAAGCGTACGCGAAAAAGATCAGGTGAAGCAGCAAAAAGTTTATCTGGGGGCTAAAGTAGTGATGGGCGAACGCACCGATATTATTCCTGTGATACAGCCCGGCGCTGCCATGGAGTATGCCCTGTCGAGCTCCATCAAAAAGCTGGCTGTAATCGACAAACCCGTGATTGGATTTGTTCAGGGCAACGGCGAGCCTTCCCTCAACGCCCTGCCGCAAGCCATGCAACAGTTGCAGGTGCTTTACGATATTCAGCCGGTAAATCTTACCGATGCTGCTGCCGACTTGTCGCAGTATAAAACATTGGCCATTGTGGCTCCCACCGATTCGTTTCCGCAACAGGCGCTTGGCATGATCGACAGATATTTGGCTGGTGGCGGAAATCTTTATATAGCTTACAACAACTTTATCGGCGATTTCCAGGCAATGCGCGGCAACAAAACGAACAGCAACCTGCGCGACTGGCTGCTGGCGAAAGGCCTGAAAGTGGAAAACAACTGTGTGTTAGATGCAACAGCCGGCACTGTGGGCGTACGCCAGCAAACCGGATATATGACCTTTACACGACAGATTCCTTTTCCTTACTGGCCGCTGATCCGCAAATTCCAGGACGATATGCCCATCACCGAAGGCCTCGAGCAGGTGATGTTGCAATTGGCGAGTACAATTACTTATCAGGGCGATACATCCCTTACCTACAAGCCATTTTTGTTTACTAGCGACAAATCGGGAACGCTGCCATTGCCGGTATTTTTTGATGTGCAGAAACAATGGGACAACAGCGATTTCCCGTTGAAGGAGCTTACCGTTGGCGCCATTCTCAAAGGTCGGATGGGCGGCAGTAGCCCCGCTTCGATTGTTTTGATTGGCGATGGCGATTTTGCTGTCAATGGTGAAGGACAGGAAGCACAGCAGCGTCAGCCCGACAATGTCAGCCTGATGGTGAATTCCATCGACTATCTCTCCGACGACACCGGATTGATCGAATTGCGCACAAAAGAAGTTACCTCGCGTCCACTCAAAGAAATAGACGAAGCCAAACGTAGTTGGATAAAATGGATAAACTTTGCTTTGCCGCTTTTGCTGGTGGTAATTTATGGAATCATCCGTATGCAGGTAAGAAGAAGAAAACGCATCAAAAGAATGGAGGAAGGTTATGTTTAA